The Oscillatoria acuminata PCC 6304 genomic interval GCCTTTGCTCCCAATTCAAAACAGTGTTGACGGGAGGTTTCTTGAATATCGGCTGTAATGACAATCACGGGAATCTGGTAGTTGTTCTCCTTTAAAAAGGTTAGAACATCCCATCCGTCAAATTCCGGCATTAATAAATCTAATAAAATACAATCCGGCACTTCTTCATCTAACAGACCGATCGCCTCCCGCCCATTGGAGGCTTCTCGGGTAATGTATCCCTGTTTCTGTAAGGATTTACAGATAACCCGACGGGTAAATTGTGCATCATCTACAATCAAAATTAACGGCATCGTTCTATTGTTTACACCAGAGTAACGGCAAGGTTTATCTCCTTTTTTGAGGTCCTTTTTGAATACAAGGTACGAAACATGGGTGGGTTGAGACGATCCCGCCTACGAGCATCGATCACATCCATTAGAGTAGCGCAATCGTCAGGCGATCGCGTTCCTCAGCCTGAGACTGATCAAGTGCTACATCTGCCGCTTGAATCACCTCGAATTGCCTAGGGACTGCTTCGGAATCCATTGCTCTATTCCCTCCGTCAATCAGACGGGTAATCATCGGAATCATAAAGCATCCGTTCAGTCCCATAAAGACAACTGGCTTTGTCTAGCAATAGCTTCACCAATTAGCAACACATTAGGAACACAAGCCCCGTTTCAGGTCCTACTGATTTAATCCTGTATTGATGCCCTAGAATTGGGGTGGCGACGGATACAAAGCTCTGGGCTCATCCGGTCAATCCTTCACCCATAGGGACCCCTGATTGCTTCTAGGCCAACCCCAGCCTGAAATGAA includes:
- a CDS encoding response regulator transcription factor translates to MPLILIVDDAQFTRRVICKSLQKQGYITREASNGREAIGLLDEEVPDCILLDLLMPEFDGWDVLTFLKENNYQIPVIVITADIQETSRQHCFELGAKAVINKPPKPDELNNALKKILGCTEENAR